From Anaerolineae bacterium, a single genomic window includes:
- a CDS encoding PD40 domain-containing protein, which produces MSQMCPNCSFDNPDEAKTCSNCPSPLYGLLGQQAVLSDRYQVVSVLGFGAMGAVYLAEDQRLAGRRCAIKENRPNADDGPEVLARLREQFLAEARVLARLDHPGLPKVSDYFVTANNNREYLVMDYVEGEDLNSMLQRAQQPLPEESVLDWADQVLDALTYLHNQRPQPIVHRDIKPANMRLNLQGRVKLVDFGLVKLFDASSPETKVELRGLGTPAYAPLEQFASSEEHTDPRSDIYALGASLYHLLTNLYPPDVHQRLLRPEVLVPPRQLNPQISENTELVILRAMEIHPNQRYQAAAEMRQALKDQAPVGAKAPAKPAEISPWWLAAVGLVIVLLILVGAAWFLFGPFGPQTPTPAPVVMAEEKSMGTPVEALLPAATTAPPTSTPTLVVQTIVPLGDAAGAQDTIIETDTPTPEPSATPTLTPTTITEIVQPQGIPAASLVGTIAYPVFNGTDYDLYLGQADGSGTQFFRAHSSQPAFSPDGNRIAFHSWQLDARGLMTMDVSGANLKQTTNFIEDQLPSWSPDGSQLVLLSRRSGDRRSQLIRMGSFEELGQGVIIGEGEYPTLGPNGQLVFKGWGNTPVGLHLASLAFDNLQPVTDTDKDTAPALSPDGSKIAFMSNRDENWEIYLVNSDGSGLQRLTDDPANDGLPAWSPDGQVLAFVSDRGGAWAVWAMRPNGQDQRQLFSIEGSPDGLIGTDVYASRGWTEERISWKR; this is translated from the coding sequence ATGTCCCAAATGTGTCCCAACTGCAGCTTTGATAACCCCGACGAGGCCAAAACCTGTAGCAATTGCCCCTCGCCGTTGTATGGGTTGTTGGGCCAGCAGGCGGTCTTGTCAGATCGCTATCAAGTGGTGAGCGTGCTTGGCTTTGGCGCAATGGGGGCCGTGTACCTGGCCGAAGACCAACGCCTGGCCGGACGGCGTTGCGCCATCAAAGAAAACCGGCCCAACGCCGACGACGGCCCGGAAGTGCTGGCCCGCCTACGCGAACAATTCCTGGCCGAAGCCCGTGTTTTGGCCCGGCTGGACCATCCCGGCCTGCCCAAAGTGTCTGATTATTTTGTCACGGCAAACAATAACCGCGAATACCTGGTGATGGACTACGTAGAGGGCGAAGACCTGAACAGCATGCTGCAACGCGCCCAGCAGCCCTTACCGGAAGAGTCGGTGCTGGATTGGGCCGACCAGGTGTTAGACGCCCTGACCTATTTGCACAACCAGCGCCCCCAGCCAATTGTGCACCGCGACATCAAACCGGCCAATATGCGTTTAAATCTCCAGGGACGGGTCAAACTGGTTGACTTTGGCCTGGTCAAACTATTTGATGCCAGCAGCCCCGAAACAAAGGTGGAACTGCGCGGCCTGGGCACCCCGGCTTATGCCCCCCTGGAACAATTTGCCAGCAGCGAGGAACATACCGACCCCCGCTCCGACATTTATGCCCTGGGCGCATCTTTGTACCATTTGTTGACCAACCTGTACCCGCCGGACGTGCACCAACGTTTGCTCAGGCCGGAAGTTTTGGTTCCCCCGCGCCAGCTTAATCCCCAAATTTCAGAAAATACCGAGTTGGTTATTTTGCGGGCTATGGAGATTCACCCCAACCAGCGTTATCAAGCGGCAGCAGAGATGCGGCAGGCTCTCAAAGATCAAGCTCCGGTTGGAGCCAAAGCGCCGGCCAAACCGGCAGAGATTTCGCCGTGGTGGTTGGCCGCCGTGGGTTTGGTGATTGTTCTGCTCATTTTGGTGGGTGCGGCCTGGTTTTTGTTTGGCCCGTTTGGCCCTCAAACCCCCACCCCGGCCCCCGTGGTGATGGCCGAAGAAAAATCTATGGGCACGCCGGTTGAGGCCCTCTTGCCTGCTGCCACCACTGCCCCCCCCACCAGCACCCCGACCCTGGTAGTGCAGACGATTGTGCCGCTTGGCGATGCGGCGGGAGCGCAGGATACAATTATTGAAACCGATACGCCCACACCCGAACCCAGCGCCACTCCTACGCTTACCCCCACCACCATCACCGAAATTGTCCAACCGCAAGGTATTCCCGCTGCTTCCCTGGTGGGGACCATTGCTTATCCGGTTTTTAACGGCACCGACTATGACCTTTACCTGGGCCAGGCCGATGGCTCCGGCACCCAATTTTTCCGCGCGCACTCCAGCCAGCCGGCCTTTAGCCCCGATGGCAACCGCATTGCCTTTCACTCCTGGCAGCTTGACGCGCGGGGTTTGATGACCATGGATGTTTCCGGGGCTAATTTAAAGCAAACGACCAATTTTATTGAAGACCAACTCCCCAGCTGGAGTCCCGACGGCAGCCAACTGGTTTTGCTGTCGCGCCGTTCCGGGGACCGTCGCTCTCAACTGATCAGGATGGGCAGTTTTGAAGAACTCGGTCAGGGCGTGATCATTGGCGAGGGCGAATACCCCACCCTTGGCCCAAACGGGCAGTTGGTGTTCAAAGGTTGGGGCAATACGCCGGTTGGCCTGCATCTTGCCTCGCTTGCTTTTGACAACCTGCAACCTGTAACCGACACGGATAAAGATACGGCCCCGGCTTTGTCTCCCGATGGCAGTAAAATCGCCTTTATGTCTAATCGAGATGAAAATTGGGAGATTTACCTGGTCAATAGCGATGGCTCCGGTTTACAGCGCCTCACCGATGACCCCGCTAACGACGGCTTGCCCGCGTGGTCGCCCGATGGACAGGTGTTGGCCTTTGTCAGCGATCGCGGCGGGGCTTGGGCCGTGTGGGCCATGCGGCCCAATGGGCAAGACCAGCGCCAACTCTTTTCCATAGAAGGTTCTCCTGATGGGTTGATCGGTACAGATGTGTATGCCAGCCGGGGTTGGACCGAGGAAAGGATTAGCTGGAAGCGGTAA
- a CDS encoding 1,4-dihydroxy-2-naphthoate polyprenyltransferase, translating into MAAQALSKIHVWLLAARPKTLPAAAAPVVVGTAVAVAEQAFSLWPALAALLGALFLQIGANLANDVFDFTKGADTTARLGPMRVTQAGLLTPRQVLLGMWFTFGLAALAGLYLIRVGGWPIVVIGALSILAAIAYTGGPFPLGYRGLGDLFVFIFFGLVAVCGTYYVQAGTVGPAAVWAAVPMGLLTTAILVVNNLRDIETDRAVGKKTLAVRLGVRGTQGEYLFLLLGSYATPPLMWWFGAAGAGVLLSWLSIPLAISLWRQILRKKGRALNVALAGTARMELIYGMLLAVGLII; encoded by the coding sequence ATGGCGGCTCAAGCTCTATCCAAAATCCACGTCTGGCTCCTGGCCGCCCGGCCCAAAACCTTGCCTGCCGCCGCCGCCCCTGTTGTGGTAGGCACAGCCGTAGCCGTGGCCGAGCAGGCGTTTAGCCTGTGGCCCGCCCTGGCCGCCCTGCTGGGCGCGTTATTTCTCCAAATTGGGGCTAACCTGGCCAATGATGTATTTGACTTTACAAAAGGAGCCGACACCACCGCCCGCCTTGGCCCCATGCGGGTTACCCAGGCCGGTTTATTAACCCCCCGCCAGGTGTTGTTAGGGATGTGGTTTACGTTTGGCCTGGCCGCGTTAGCCGGTTTATACCTGATCCGGGTAGGCGGCTGGCCCATTGTGGTTATTGGCGCGCTTTCCATCCTGGCGGCCATTGCCTACACGGGCGGGCCGTTTCCCCTGGGATACCGGGGCCTGGGCGACCTCTTTGTTTTTATCTTTTTTGGCCTGGTGGCCGTGTGCGGCACGTATTACGTGCAGGCGGGCACGGTTGGCCCGGCTGCGGTGTGGGCCGCCGTGCCCATGGGGTTGTTGACCACTGCCATTTTGGTGGTCAACAACCTGCGTGATATTGAGACCGACCGGGCGGTGGGCAAAAAAACCCTGGCCGTGCGCCTGGGGGTGCGGGGCACGCAGGGGGAATACTTGTTTTTACTGCTGGGCAGTTACGCCACGCCGCCATTGATGTGGTGGTTTGGCGCAGCCGGGGCGGGGGTTTTGTTAAGCTGGCTCTCTATCCCTCTGGCCATCTCCTTATGGCGGCAAATTTTGCGCAAAAAAGGGCGCGCCCTTAATGTGGCCCTGGCCGGAACGGCCCGCATGGAGTTGATTTACGGAATGCTGCTGGCGGTGGGGTTGATCATTTAA
- a CDS encoding Ni/Fe hydrogenase subunit alpha, which yields MGKMVTIDPVTRIEGHAKITLYLDEKGQVADARFHVVEFRGFEKFCEGRTVWEMPGITARVCGICPVSHLMASAKAGDAILGVRISSSAEKLRRLMNWGQIVQSHALSFFHLSAPDLLLGMESEPVTRNVMGLIQQYPDIARQGIRLRGFGQEVIRLLGGKSIHPAWAVPGGVRQALTEENRDKIRAGLGEAFDTINMALNLFKDAAENFGPEIEAYGNFPSLFMGLVTPDGGLEHYDGVLRLMDSDGRIIEDEVDPANYHHLIAEAVEPWTYLKFPYYKRYGFGEEGMYRVGPLARVNVCDYAGTPRADRELRQFRRLGEQGKPVLSSFHYHYARLIEILFSLEKIEEILDDADLRGNHIRSKAGVNNLTGVGVSEAPRGTLFHEYHVDEDGVLQKVNLIIATGQNNMAMNKTVKQIAQAYVNGSGLTEGIMNRIEHGIRVFDPCLSCSTHALGQMPLHLQLVGPDGEVVAERKRG from the coding sequence ATGGGCAAAATGGTAACCATTGACCCGGTGACCCGGATTGAGGGTCACGCAAAAATTACGCTTTATCTGGATGAAAAAGGCCAAGTGGCCGATGCCCGTTTTCACGTGGTTGAGTTTAGAGGGTTTGAAAAATTTTGCGAGGGCCGCACAGTTTGGGAAATGCCCGGCATTACGGCCCGTGTGTGTGGTATTTGCCCGGTGAGCCACCTGATGGCTTCGGCCAAAGCGGGCGACGCTATTTTAGGCGTGCGGATTTCATCATCGGCGGAGAAGCTGCGCCGTTTGATGAATTGGGGCCAGATTGTGCAGAGTCACGCCTTGAGCTTTTTTCACTTGAGCGCGCCCGACCTGCTGCTGGGCATGGAGAGCGAACCGGTCACCCGTAACGTGATGGGCTTGATCCAACAGTATCCCGATATTGCCCGCCAGGGCATCCGCCTGCGCGGCTTTGGCCAGGAAGTTATCCGGCTGCTGGGCGGCAAGAGTATTCACCCGGCCTGGGCTGTTCCCGGCGGCGTGCGCCAGGCCCTCACGGAGGAAAATCGGGATAAGATCCGCGCCGGGCTGGGCGAAGCTTTTGACACCATTAACATGGCCCTGAACCTGTTCAAGGATGCCGCCGAAAACTTTGGCCCGGAAATTGAGGCGTATGGCAATTTCCCCAGCCTGTTCATGGGGCTGGTGACGCCCGACGGCGGTTTGGAACATTACGATGGCGTACTGCGTTTGATGGACAGCGATGGCCGCATTATTGAAGATGAGGTAGACCCCGCCAATTACCACCACCTCATTGCCGAGGCTGTGGAGCCCTGGACTTATTTGAAGTTCCCGTATTACAAACGTTATGGTTTTGGCGAGGAAGGCATGTACCGTGTTGGCCCGCTGGCCCGCGTGAATGTCTGTGACTATGCCGGCACCCCCCGCGCGGACCGCGAGCTGCGCCAATTCCGGCGCCTGGGCGAACAGGGCAAGCCGGTATTGAGCAGTTTTCATTATCACTACGCGCGGCTTATTGAAATTCTTTTTTCGCTGGAAAAAATTGAGGAAATACTGGACGACGCCGATTTAAGGGGCAACCATATTCGCAGCAAGGCCGGGGTGAACAACCTGACCGGCGTGGGAGTAAGCGAAGCCCCTCGCGGCACGCTTTTCCACGAGTATCACGTGGATGAAGATGGGGTGCTGCAAAAGGTCAATCTGATCATTGCTACCGGCCAGAACAACATGGCCATGAACAAAACGGTCAAGCAGATTGCCCAGGCTTACGTGAACGGCAGCGGCTTGACCGAAGGTATTATGAACCGCATTGAACACGGCATCCGCGTGTTTGACCCCTGCCTGAGCTGCTCAACTCACGCCCTAGGCCAGATGCCGCTGCACCTGCAACTGGTGGGGCCGGACGGCGAAGTGGTGGCAGAGCGGAAAAGGGGGTAG